A stretch of the Ostrea edulis chromosome 9, xbOstEdul1.1, whole genome shotgun sequence genome encodes the following:
- the LOC125657658 gene encoding uncharacterized protein LOC125657658 isoform X2, giving the protein MIPLLTFLLMVHISQANKETGSCKDILHGFLSGQLSSALGDYQVGALKQQFESFKNTMERSMNTFKEQLKADFERKGRINKSVVYTRWGKKTCPSNAELVLSGFTAGSHYTHSGAAVEPLCLPRDPEWGQYKDGTDGAKAYVFGAEYETSDSLSSLRKLHQHDVPCAVCLVHNRSVLKVIPARKTCYKGWKLEYDGYLMAGYHGYAAATTYTCVDRNPDTITGGHSNHNGYLFYSVEAICGSLKCPPYVNGRELVCAVCSKA; this is encoded by the exons ATGATACCTTTACTAACCTTCCTGCTGATGGTCCATATTTCACAAGCTAATAAAGAAACCGGAAGCTGCAAAGACATCTTACATGGCTTCCTGTCTGGACAATTGTCGTCAGCTCTCGGAGATTATCAGGTTGGAGCTCTGAAGCAGCAGTTTGAAAGTTTCAAAAATACCATGGAACGATCTATGAATACATTCAAAGAACAATTGAAAGCTGATTTTGAAAGAAAAG GAAGAATAAACAAAAGCGTCGTCTATACAAGATGGGGAAAGAAGACATGTCCCTCGAATGCTGAGCTGGTTCTCTCTG GATTTACAGCTGGGTCACATTATACTCACTCGGGAGCAGCTGTTGAACCCCTATGTCTACCAAGAGATCCAGAATGGGGCCAGTACAAAGATGGAACTGACGGAGCTAAAGCTTATGTATTTGGAGCAGAATACGAAACTAGCGATTCTCTGAGTAGCTTGCGCAAACTCCATCAACATGATGTACCTTGTGCTGTCTGCCTGGTCCATAATAGATCCGTTTTAAAAGTAATCCCAG CAAGGAAAACTTGTTACAAAGGTTGGAAATTGGAATATGATGGATATCTAATGGCGGGGTATCATGGTTATGCTGCTGCCACAACGTACACGTGTGTGGATAGGAACCCTGATACTATAACTGGAGGTCATTCTAATCACAATGGTTATCTCTTCTATTCCGTGGAAGCAATATGTGGCTCGTTGAAATGTCCACCATACGTAAACGGACGGGAACTTGTATGTGCTGTCTGTTCAAAGGCATGA
- the LOC125657658 gene encoding uncharacterized protein LOC125657658 isoform X1 has protein sequence MKITSTMIPLLTFLLMVHISQANKETGSCKDILHGFLSGQLSSALGDYQVGALKQQFESFKNTMERSMNTFKEQLKADFERKGRINKSVVYTRWGKKTCPSNAELVLSGFTAGSHYTHSGAAVEPLCLPRDPEWGQYKDGTDGAKAYVFGAEYETSDSLSSLRKLHQHDVPCAVCLVHNRSVLKVIPARKTCYKGWKLEYDGYLMAGYHGYAAATTYTCVDRNPDTITGGHSNHNGYLFYSVEAICGSLKCPPYVNGRELVCAVCSKA, from the exons atgaag ATTACATCTACAATGATACCTTTACTAACCTTCCTGCTGATGGTCCATATTTCACAAGCTAATAAAGAAACCGGAAGCTGCAAAGACATCTTACATGGCTTCCTGTCTGGACAATTGTCGTCAGCTCTCGGAGATTATCAGGTTGGAGCTCTGAAGCAGCAGTTTGAAAGTTTCAAAAATACCATGGAACGATCTATGAATACATTCAAAGAACAATTGAAAGCTGATTTTGAAAGAAAAG GAAGAATAAACAAAAGCGTCGTCTATACAAGATGGGGAAAGAAGACATGTCCCTCGAATGCTGAGCTGGTTCTCTCTG GATTTACAGCTGGGTCACATTATACTCACTCGGGAGCAGCTGTTGAACCCCTATGTCTACCAAGAGATCCAGAATGGGGCCAGTACAAAGATGGAACTGACGGAGCTAAAGCTTATGTATTTGGAGCAGAATACGAAACTAGCGATTCTCTGAGTAGCTTGCGCAAACTCCATCAACATGATGTACCTTGTGCTGTCTGCCTGGTCCATAATAGATCCGTTTTAAAAGTAATCCCAG CAAGGAAAACTTGTTACAAAGGTTGGAAATTGGAATATGATGGATATCTAATGGCGGGGTATCATGGTTATGCTGCTGCCACAACGTACACGTGTGTGGATAGGAACCCTGATACTATAACTGGAGGTCATTCTAATCACAATGGTTATCTCTTCTATTCCGTGGAAGCAATATGTGGCTCGTTGAAATGTCCACCATACGTAAACGGACGGGAACTTGTATGTGCTGTCTGTTCAAAGGCATGA